Proteins found in one Exiguobacterium sp. 9-2 genomic segment:
- the rarD gene encoding EamA family transporter RarD, translated as MNLPGFFATLVAYIIWGLLPLYWKMLANVPSEEILAHRIIWSFLFLLILLSFQKALGKWKTALRDPFTRRLFFLNGLIISLNWFIYIWAVNHQFIVEASLGYYINPLVSIVFGVFFFQEKLSRIEWISIVLATIGVLILTIGYGEFPWISIALALSFGFYGVVKKRRPLESTVSLTLETMAPLPLALIFLGYWQVQGTSSITESVGTMTGLILTGIVTAVPLLLFGFGAQRIPFTWVGFLQFVAPTLSLGLGVLLYHEPFTKTHMVAFTCIWTAAIVFTLNGVWIRKKQLRKVA; from the coding sequence GTGAATCTACCGGGATTTTTTGCGACGCTTGTCGCATATATCATTTGGGGGCTCTTACCGCTTTACTGGAAGATGCTCGCTAATGTACCGAGTGAAGAGATACTAGCGCACCGGATCATCTGGTCGTTTCTATTTCTACTCATCTTACTGTCGTTTCAAAAAGCACTTGGAAAATGGAAGACGGCATTGCGTGATCCGTTCACGCGCCGACTCTTTTTCTTAAATGGACTGATCATCAGCTTGAATTGGTTCATCTACATCTGGGCTGTCAATCATCAATTTATCGTTGAGGCGTCGCTCGGCTATTACATCAATCCGCTCGTCAGCATCGTCTTTGGTGTCTTCTTCTTTCAAGAAAAGCTCTCACGGATTGAATGGATCTCGATTGTCCTTGCGACGATCGGTGTTCTGATTTTAACGATTGGCTACGGCGAATTTCCATGGATCTCGATTGCGCTTGCCTTAAGCTTCGGTTTTTACGGCGTCGTCAAAAAACGTCGTCCGCTTGAATCAACGGTCAGTCTGACACTTGAGACGATGGCGCCGCTTCCACTGGCTTTGATCTTCCTCGGATATTGGCAAGTACAGGGAACGTCTTCGATAACCGAATCTGTCGGTACGATGACTGGACTCATCTTAACGGGGATCGTCACCGCTGTGCCACTTTTGTTATTTGGATTCGGGGCACAACGAATTCCATTCACATGGGTTGGATTCTTGCAATTCGTTGCACCAACCTTATCACTTGGACTCGGTGTTTTGCTCTATCATGAACCGTTTACTAAAACACATATGGTGGCGTTTACATGTATTTGGACAGCAGCGATTGTCTTTACGCTCAATGGAGTCTGGATTCGAAAAAAACAGCTTCGAAAAGTCGCGTAA
- the deoC gene encoding deoxyribose-phosphate aldolase → MNLAGMIDHTALKPETSRAQIETLCKEALEYKFASVCVNPTYVALASELLKSDDDVKVCTVIGFPLGANTPEVKAFETKDAIQNGATEIDMVLNIGALKDGNLELVERDIRAVVEAANGTLVKVIFENCLLTKEEIKTAAELSVKAGANFVKTSTGFSTGGATVEDIRLMRETVGPDIGVKASGGVRDFEGAKAMIDAGASRIGASAGIAIVTGGTSDSDY, encoded by the coding sequence ATGAATTTAGCAGGAATGATCGACCATACGGCACTGAAGCCAGAAACATCACGTGCTCAAATCGAAACACTCTGTAAAGAAGCATTAGAATACAAATTCGCAAGCGTCTGCGTTAACCCGACATACGTCGCGTTAGCATCAGAACTCTTAAAGTCAGATGATGACGTGAAAGTATGTACAGTCATCGGGTTCCCACTTGGAGCAAACACGCCAGAAGTAAAAGCATTCGAAACAAAGGATGCCATTCAAAACGGTGCAACAGAAATCGATATGGTTTTAAACATCGGCGCACTAAAAGATGGAAATCTTGAGTTAGTAGAACGTGATATTCGTGCAGTTGTCGAAGCGGCGAACGGTACGCTCGTTAAAGTCATCTTTGAAAACTGTCTTCTTACAAAAGAAGAAATCAAAACAGCTGCTGAACTTTCAGTTAAAGCAGGTGCTAACTTTGTGAAAACATCAACTGGTTTCTCAACAGGTGGTGCAACAGTCGAAGATATCCGTCTCATGCGTGAGACAGTCGGTCCTGATATCGGTGTTAAAGCGTCTGGTGGCGTTCGTGACTTCGAAGGTGCAAAAGCAATGATCGATGCAGGTGCATCACGCATTGGTGCTTCAGCAGGAATCGCAATCGTTACTGGTGGTACGTCTGATAGCGACTACTAA
- a CDS encoding BMP family lipoprotein, producing the protein MKRWSGIILASTLSLAGCGSVIDDPERAVKERKEMAVVLSDVGLGDQSFSDAAMSGMALLREKEGWSIDYRELNETKTYKTAFEALAKKKPTVIVGLGYMGQTDLETVAKKYPKQQFALIDAVSTLPNVLSVTFKEDEGSYLAGAAAGIQTKTNTIGFVGGMKSPLIEKFEKGYIAGAKAVNPKTKVLIEYAEDFAAPEKGRTLANEMMQKKADVLYAAAGLTGSGVLEAAQTKGKKAIGVDSDQTPIAPDAVMTSMLKQVDLAITKIGQDVDAKGLQSGQVVLGVKEGAIQLAPIRNTNFTDGERKKLEQLQQDVLEGKVTIQ; encoded by the coding sequence ATGAAACGATGGAGTGGAATCATACTGGCATCGACACTAAGCCTTGCAGGATGCGGTAGTGTCATCGATGATCCAGAACGGGCAGTCAAGGAGCGAAAGGAAATGGCGGTCGTCTTATCGGATGTTGGTCTTGGCGATCAATCATTCAGCGATGCAGCGATGAGCGGTATGGCGTTGTTACGGGAGAAGGAAGGCTGGTCGATCGATTACCGGGAATTAAACGAAACGAAGACCTATAAAACAGCATTTGAAGCGTTAGCGAAAAAGAAGCCGACCGTTATCGTCGGACTCGGCTACATGGGGCAGACAGATCTTGAGACCGTTGCTAAAAAATATCCGAAACAACAATTCGCCTTGATTGATGCCGTCTCGACGTTACCGAACGTACTCTCGGTTACGTTCAAAGAGGACGAAGGAAGCTACTTAGCGGGTGCCGCTGCAGGAATCCAAACCAAGACGAATACGATTGGTTTCGTCGGTGGGATGAAGTCGCCTTTGATTGAGAAGTTCGAAAAAGGATACATAGCTGGCGCTAAAGCCGTCAATCCGAAAACAAAGGTACTCATCGAATATGCGGAGGACTTTGCGGCGCCCGAAAAGGGACGGACGCTTGCAAACGAAATGATGCAGAAAAAGGCAGACGTGTTATATGCAGCTGCTGGATTAACAGGGAGCGGCGTCCTTGAGGCAGCGCAAACGAAGGGGAAAAAAGCTATCGGTGTTGATAGCGATCAGACCCCGATCGCGCCTGACGCCGTCATGACGTCGATGCTAAAACAAGTTGATCTTGCGATTACGAAAATCGGACAAGATGTGGATGCAAAAGGACTCCAATCTGGACAAGTCGTCCTTGGTGTCAAAGAAGGGGCAATCCAGTTGGCTCCAATCCGTAATACGAACTTTACGGACGGGGAACGAAAAAAATTAGAGCAGCTGCAACAAGATGTGCTCGAAGGTAAGGTGACGATCCAATGA
- a CDS encoding methyl-accepting chemotaxis protein yields MTLRKRFLLSTLVTILSVVILMGWTLFQLRQIQSYNEDYGKQLVEISELETKLLYEQAAWNRLASQPSESQAEQVQALSRKNEQALNQLQKTYLIPAFQEELNRADMKYKTLAAKRTELTDAVNPIDIRSHAARIEGVLSDLYTLHTKNGEFYDVLQREAKDETLNLTRTVLIATFLLLIGLALYNWYFARSITRPISRVVRTAEQISDGDLSQELVVSGRKDEIGRLETAVAQMQGTLHEVIGTISRSSNTIRQMSTEATTENANIVEVSGNMTHAINEMASGTQTVSDDIQTTVSTMADMQQLFEESEQRAQTAYAEGQAADHVMVQSSSVMEQQATSLRASTEQNRELGQKLEGFLEQTQQIEQMAQLVAGVSAQTNLLSLNAAIEAARAGEAGRGFAVVASEVKKLADETHEATRSIFSLVRSIRQDGAVLQEALVQAEREQTNQVENFTHVQQAFGETRQKVASVTETLDYVTKQLVHSKQQARHVVGQVSTVSGVMEELAAGNEEIAASMRDQQASFEQIHQLMQELESTTTSLDSQTHQFKI; encoded by the coding sequence ATGACGTTACGGAAACGATTTTTACTCTCAACATTAGTGACGATTTTGAGTGTCGTCATCTTGATGGGATGGACCTTGTTCCAACTCCGTCAAATTCAATCCTATAACGAAGACTACGGGAAACAACTCGTTGAAATTTCAGAACTCGAAACGAAGCTCTTATATGAACAGGCAGCATGGAACCGACTGGCAAGCCAACCGTCTGAGAGTCAGGCGGAGCAGGTTCAGGCTCTTAGTAGGAAGAACGAGCAAGCTTTGAATCAGCTACAGAAGACATATTTGATTCCAGCGTTTCAAGAAGAGTTGAACCGGGCGGATATGAAGTATAAGACGCTCGCTGCAAAACGGACGGAACTGACGGACGCGGTGAATCCGATTGACATTCGCTCCCATGCCGCACGAATTGAAGGTGTCCTCAGTGATCTCTATACGTTACATACGAAAAATGGGGAGTTTTATGATGTCTTACAACGTGAGGCAAAAGACGAGACATTGAATTTGACGCGGACCGTCCTAATCGCGACATTCCTCCTCTTGATTGGTCTAGCGTTATACAATTGGTACTTCGCACGTAGTATCACGCGACCGATCAGCCGTGTCGTCCGGACAGCAGAGCAAATTTCGGATGGAGACTTGTCACAGGAACTGGTCGTATCCGGTCGAAAAGATGAGATTGGTCGACTCGAGACGGCTGTTGCGCAGATGCAAGGAACTTTACATGAGGTCATCGGAACGATCAGTCGTTCGTCGAACACGATTCGTCAAATGAGTACGGAAGCGACGACAGAGAACGCGAACATCGTCGAAGTTTCTGGTAACATGACCCATGCGATTAATGAGATGGCGAGCGGTACACAAACGGTGTCGGATGATATCCAGACAACGGTCAGTACGATGGCTGATATGCAACAACTCTTCGAGGAGAGCGAACAACGCGCACAAACCGCTTATGCAGAAGGACAGGCGGCAGATCACGTGATGGTTCAAAGTAGTTCTGTCATGGAACAACAGGCTACTTCATTACGCGCGTCAACAGAACAAAATCGTGAACTCGGTCAGAAATTAGAAGGTTTCCTTGAGCAAACGCAACAAATCGAACAGATGGCGCAACTCGTCGCTGGAGTCTCTGCGCAGACGAACTTATTGTCACTCAATGCGGCAATCGAAGCGGCGCGAGCAGGGGAAGCCGGTCGTGGATTTGCCGTCGTGGCGAGTGAAGTTAAAAAGTTAGCAGATGAGACACACGAAGCGACGCGTTCGATCTTCTCACTCGTCCGTTCGATTCGCCAAGACGGCGCTGTTTTACAAGAAGCACTCGTGCAAGCGGAGCGGGAACAGACGAACCAGGTCGAGAATTTTACACACGTCCAACAAGCATTCGGTGAGACGCGTCAAAAAGTAGCGAGTGTGACCGAAACACTCGATTATGTGACGAAACAACTCGTACATTCGAAACAACAAGCCCGCCATGTCGTTGGTCAAGTCAGTACAGTTAGTGGTGTCATGGAAGAACTTGCAGCCGGAAATGAAGAAATCGCTGCTTCGATGCGCGATCAACAGGCATCGTTCGAACAGATTCATCAATTGATGCAAGAACTCGAGTCGACGACGACGTCGCTTGACAGTCAGACACATCAATTCAAAATTTAA
- a CDS encoding murein hydrolase activator EnvC family protein — protein sequence MTLTLLASPLMTTTPVDAASSYREKQQQNQQQQSKQREALSQKNNQLSKAQQQVYALDQQINGLTLQVVENQKKIDENTKQIARLEDKIEKLQKKIKKQEKMLGDRLAVRQSKADNAPLLEAVFGAKDVGDMISRFNAFNTIAESDASLLKDYESNKKELAAAKEELKQTRQDLIEDRNVLKKKQRELKQEKQKRTALLKRLTSQKKKIESSILSLKEASAQLKAQEEAEKAAARAAKAAAAKAAKQSAVPASVSKASTKVISKAKGKFIKPAQGSVSQGMGAASGSNGYAYHNGTDFAGPLNSPIVASANGTVILASSGGPYGNHVYISHNIDGKTYTTVYAHMNALNVKQGQQVKQGQQIGVLGSTGNSTGPHLHFEIHDGGYQYDANGRTNELDPESFF from the coding sequence ATGACACTCACTTTACTCGCAAGTCCGCTCATGACGACAACTCCCGTCGACGCAGCAAGTTCATATAGAGAAAAGCAACAACAAAACCAGCAACAACAATCGAAGCAACGCGAGGCGTTGTCTCAAAAAAATAATCAATTATCTAAAGCACAGCAACAAGTCTACGCCCTGGATCAACAGATTAATGGGCTGACATTACAAGTCGTCGAGAATCAAAAGAAAATCGACGAAAACACGAAACAGATTGCTCGATTAGAAGATAAGATCGAGAAGTTGCAAAAAAAAATCAAGAAACAAGAAAAAATGCTCGGTGATCGTCTAGCGGTCCGTCAGTCGAAAGCCGATAACGCCCCACTGCTTGAAGCCGTCTTCGGCGCAAAAGATGTCGGTGATATGATTAGCCGTTTCAACGCCTTCAATACAATCGCGGAAAGTGATGCTTCTTTATTAAAAGATTACGAATCAAACAAAAAAGAACTGGCAGCTGCGAAAGAAGAACTGAAGCAGACACGCCAAGACTTGATTGAAGATCGTAATGTTTTAAAAAAGAAACAACGTGAATTAAAACAAGAAAAACAAAAGCGAACAGCACTTCTGAAACGTCTGACGTCGCAAAAGAAAAAAATCGAATCCAGTATCCTTAGCCTGAAAGAGGCATCGGCCCAACTGAAGGCACAGGAAGAGGCAGAAAAAGCTGCAGCACGTGCCGCGAAAGCAGCTGCAGCAAAAGCTGCAAAACAATCGGCAGTGCCAGCATCTGTTAGCAAGGCCAGCACGAAAGTCATCTCAAAAGCAAAAGGTAAATTCATCAAACCTGCTCAAGGCTCTGTTTCGCAAGGAATGGGTGCAGCAAGCGGAAGTAATGGTTATGCGTACCACAATGGAACCGACTTCGCTGGTCCACTCAACTCGCCAATCGTTGCGTCTGCAAATGGAACAGTCATCTTAGCAAGTTCCGGTGGTCCTTACGGCAACCACGTCTATATCTCTCATAATATCGACGGAAAAACGTATACGACCGTGTATGCCCATATGAATGCCTTGAACGTTAAACAGGGACAACAAGTCAAACAAGGACAGCAAATCGGTGTTCTCGGAAGCACCGGTAACTCGACTGGTCCACACTTGCATTTTGAAATCCACGATGGTGGATACCAGTATGATGCGAATGGACGGACGAATGAGCTCGATCCAGAAAGCTTCTTCTAA
- a CDS encoding SDR family NAD(P)-dependent oxidoreductase, with amino-acid sequence MNHVNQTVIITGAANGIGAELARTYASHGANVVLADIDQMTGDELVQQIEEDGGTAYFYHLDIQHEKDVQLLIEKAIEHTGRIDIVINNAGIMIRKPLLELSLEEWDRVHHTNLRSIFLTTKAATPYLKQSKSGGRIVNLASTRAFMSEPHTESYASTKGGIFALTHALAVSLGEDGILVNAIAPGWIETGDYQELSPEDHSQHPAGRVGKPSDVARAALYLTHPDNDFLTGETLVLDGGMTRKMIYEE; translated from the coding sequence ATGAATCATGTTAATCAAACCGTCATCATTACGGGAGCCGCGAATGGCATTGGTGCAGAACTCGCCCGCACCTACGCTTCGCATGGCGCAAATGTCGTTCTTGCTGACATCGATCAGATGACAGGAGACGAATTAGTTCAACAAATTGAAGAAGATGGTGGGACGGCTTACTTCTATCACCTCGATATCCAACACGAAAAAGACGTTCAACTGTTGATTGAGAAAGCGATTGAACATACTGGTCGTATCGACATCGTCATCAATAACGCCGGTATCATGATTCGAAAACCCTTACTCGAATTGTCACTTGAGGAATGGGATCGGGTTCATCATACGAACCTGCGTAGTATCTTTTTAACTACTAAGGCCGCTACACCTTATTTGAAACAAAGTAAAAGTGGTGGTCGGATCGTCAACCTGGCTTCGACCCGCGCCTTCATGTCGGAACCGCATACAGAATCTTATGCATCGACGAAAGGTGGCATTTTTGCTCTGACCCATGCACTTGCTGTCTCACTCGGAGAAGACGGAATTCTCGTCAACGCGATTGCTCCTGGTTGGATTGAAACCGGTGACTATCAAGAACTATCACCTGAAGATCATAGTCAACATCCAGCTGGTCGCGTCGGAAAACCAAGTGATGTCGCTCGTGCGGCTCTCTATCTAACACACCCGGATAACGATTTCTTGACGGGCGAAACACTGGTCCTAGACGGTGGGATGACACGAAAGATGATTTATGAAGAATGA
- a CDS encoding YkvA family protein: MKFSNQQLEKQQNQYAEDAKDYIDRPKKTNSLLQRATAKVNGNSRLSVVFSPLTLFVDMIRAYQSGEYRNIRRTTILKVIGALVYLVSPIDLVPDFVLGFGFADDIAVILFVTKTVFEELTRFSDWQDEQQKRRTQPLQSEDAY, translated from the coding sequence ATGAAATTCTCGAATCAACAATTAGAAAAACAACAAAATCAATATGCCGAAGATGCAAAAGATTATATTGATCGCCCGAAAAAGACGAACTCGCTGTTACAACGAGCAACTGCAAAGGTAAACGGGAACTCTCGTTTGTCCGTCGTCTTTTCACCGTTGACGTTGTTCGTCGATATGATTCGCGCGTACCAGTCAGGTGAATACCGTAACATTCGTCGTACGACGATCTTAAAAGTAATCGGCGCATTGGTTTATCTCGTGTCACCAATTGACCTCGTACCTGATTTCGTACTCGGATTTGGATTTGCAGACGATATCGCGGTCATCCTTTTCGTCACGAAAACAGTCTTTGAAGAATTGACACGTTTCAGCGACTGGCAAGATGAACAACAAAAACGTCGTACGCAACCATTGCAAAGCGAGGATGCGTATTGA
- a CDS encoding DedA family protein translates to MGHHWMESYGYIGIMMTLMFPFIPSEVPLAYAGYLVHTAQANLLFMVFLAVVSFVISQNLFFTIGQFGSERLLNRLFKWFRISETKMLQFQTQMETKGRYILLLSPMWRIGFAIGAGLTGVSRWTFTVVTTIAFFLWSTLFIWGGKAVGHEWRKLHHLNHPIVWIGLGVLITVGYLIQKKRKAKKEM, encoded by the coding sequence ATGGGACACCACTGGATGGAATCATACGGTTATATCGGGATCATGATGACGCTCATGTTTCCATTCATACCGAGCGAAGTACCGCTCGCGTATGCAGGATATCTCGTGCATACGGCACAGGCGAATCTGCTATTCATGGTGTTCCTTGCTGTAGTAAGCTTCGTCATTAGTCAGAACCTCTTTTTTACGATTGGACAGTTCGGGAGTGAACGGTTATTGAATCGTTTATTCAAATGGTTTCGGATTTCAGAAACAAAAATGCTCCAGTTTCAGACGCAAATGGAGACGAAAGGACGCTATATTCTTCTTCTTTCTCCGATGTGGCGTATCGGATTTGCGATTGGTGCCGGTCTAACTGGTGTTTCACGCTGGACGTTTACCGTCGTGACGACGATTGCCTTTTTCCTCTGGTCGACGCTCTTCATTTGGGGCGGGAAAGCTGTTGGTCATGAATGGCGAAAATTGCATCACCTCAATCATCCGATAGTTTGGATTGGTTTAGGCGTGTTGATTACGGTTGGCTATTTGATTCAGAAAAAGAGAAAAGCAAAAAAAGAGATGTAA
- a CDS encoding HAD family hydrolase gives MAIILFDIDGTLIDSTEQMTEAIHRAMEDMPHLPKPSQESVQASYGLAGSAFWRKAIPEASEEDIRLIRKKRHGHLEATMVEQNVLFDGIRSLLQALVSAGHTVSTASNCGNHYLNLVLDSQEIRSFFTSPKCLESVNGKEKSDILRAHRDEFGEGSYWMIGDRSSDVEAARKEHMPVVLCQYGFGTPSEWNSADHVIETPLDLLTVIEK, from the coding sequence ATGGCAATTATCTTATTCGATATTGACGGTACATTGATTGACTCAACGGAACAAATGACAGAAGCAATCCATCGGGCGATGGAGGACATGCCGCATCTTCCAAAACCTTCGCAAGAAAGTGTTCAGGCAAGCTACGGTCTAGCAGGAAGCGCCTTTTGGCGAAAAGCGATTCCGGAAGCCTCAGAAGAGGATATTCGGTTAATCCGTAAAAAGAGACATGGTCATCTAGAAGCAACGATGGTTGAACAGAACGTCTTGTTCGACGGAATTCGATCATTATTGCAAGCTCTTGTTTCAGCGGGACACACGGTCTCAACTGCAAGTAATTGCGGCAACCATTATCTAAACCTTGTGCTTGATAGTCAGGAAATCCGCTCGTTCTTCACAAGTCCGAAATGCTTGGAATCCGTCAATGGAAAAGAAAAATCGGATATCTTACGCGCTCACCGCGATGAGTTTGGAGAAGGATCTTACTGGATGATTGGAGATCGGTCTTCTGATGTCGAAGCGGCTCGTAAGGAACATATGCCGGTCGTCTTATGTCAATATGGTTTTGGTACGCCATCCGAGTGGAATTCGGCAGATCATGTCATCGAGACACCGCTTGATTTGTTAACAGTGATTGAAAAATAA
- a CDS encoding PTS transporter subunit IIC, producing MDSSILRQPRQFAVHVLNGLSIGILVALIPGALLGELAKALLPYVSGAQHVLDATTLAMRLLPMVIGVAVAMQFKVTPIATTSIGLATVVGSGVATRADATFVFVGTGDVINAGLTAAIATAIVLLIGERFKTYTVLVMPTILIVGAGGIGVLTYPFVTRITTAIGHVISDFTALQPVLMGILIAVAFSVLIVSPLSTVGIATAISLSGVAAGAANLGVCAAGFGLAIAGWQANSRGTSIAHFLGSPKIQMANFIRNPLMILPVMCSAAILGALAGMLGVQGTPFSAGFGMSGLIGPINALHLMSGGWTLFNMTFVLGLFIVLPIILCLLFHLLFRKFRPWMSAEPYRLDFE from the coding sequence GTGGATTCATCTATTTTGCGTCAGCCACGTCAATTTGCAGTGCATGTTTTAAACGGTCTCAGTATTGGAATTCTCGTTGCCCTTATTCCAGGAGCCTTACTCGGTGAACTCGCTAAGGCATTATTGCCATACGTTTCTGGTGCCCAACACGTTTTGGACGCAACGACACTCGCGATGCGACTTTTACCAATGGTGATTGGTGTCGCCGTAGCGATGCAATTTAAAGTAACACCGATCGCCACCACATCGATTGGACTCGCGACGGTCGTCGGCTCAGGTGTTGCGACCCGTGCGGATGCGACATTCGTTTTCGTCGGTACAGGTGATGTCATCAATGCTGGTTTGACGGCAGCTATTGCAACAGCAATCGTCTTATTGATTGGTGAACGCTTCAAAACATATACGGTCCTTGTCATGCCAACGATTTTGATTGTCGGTGCCGGTGGAATTGGTGTTCTGACGTATCCGTTCGTCACACGGATCACAACAGCAATAGGACATGTCATCTCAGACTTCACGGCACTTCAACCCGTCTTGATGGGCATTCTAATTGCGGTCGCCTTTTCCGTTCTCATCGTCTCTCCGCTTTCGACGGTCGGCATTGCAACCGCGATCAGTTTATCGGGTGTTGCTGCCGGAGCTGCCAATCTAGGTGTCTGTGCCGCTGGGTTTGGTCTTGCGATTGCCGGTTGGCAAGCGAATTCACGCGGAACGTCGATTGCTCATTTTCTCGGTTCTCCTAAAATTCAGATGGCGAACTTCATTCGTAATCCATTGATGATTCTACCTGTCATGTGTAGTGCCGCTATCCTTGGTGCATTAGCTGGAATGCTCGGTGTTCAAGGTACACCGTTTAGTGCCGGATTTGGAATGTCTGGTTTAATCGGTCCAATCAATGCGCTACACCTGATGTCAGGAGGATGGACGCTCTTCAATATGACATTCGTGCTTGGTCTTTTTATCGTCTTACCCATTATTCTCTGTTTATTGTTCCATCTACTCTTCCGGAAGTTCCGTCCATGGATGAGCGCAGAACCGTACCGACTTGATTTCGAGTAA